Part of the Ornithorhynchus anatinus isolate Pmale09 chromosome X3, mOrnAna1.pri.v4, whole genome shotgun sequence genome, GACCGTGGGCGGTGAGatgggggggaggatggaggggaggggagccagggCGGGTCGGGGGAGAACTGGATCAGGGGTACCACAGGCCCGGAGAGGGAGCCTACTGATCAGAAGGAGATGCCCCAGGCCAGGGTAGTTCCCCAGGGGCCCCCCTGCATGCGAACCCTGGCTCCCTGGGGGTATTTCGGCCTGCTGACCGCATGAAGCAAAGTGGGCTCGGCTCACGGACTCCCATCCCCACCGCGTTCCACCCGTCGGCTTCGCCCCTCATAATCCCCCCGATCCGGCCAGCCGTCGCCCTGGCTCCAAACCGGGGAGACTCGGCCTCGGTAACTGAGCCCGGGATCCCTCTCCCCGCAGTGGACGTGACgctggatcccagctctgccgatctCTACCTCATCGTGTCTGAGGATAAGAAAGCCGTAAGGTCCGTCGGCAAAAAACTCGACTTGGCTGACCTCGAAGATAGATTCGACAACCCGTTCGCTGTCCTGGGCCATCAGCGGTTCGATCGAGGCTGTCActactgggaggtgggggtggaaggcaAGACCAGATGGACCTTGGGGCTGTGCAAGCAATCGATCCCCAGGAAGGGACGGTACATTTCCGCTTCCCCTGAGAGCGGCTTTTGGGCTCTGAGTCCGAAGAACACCGACAACTACCAGGCCCTCACCTCTTCCCGCGCCCCCATCTACGTCATCGAGCCCCCCAGGGCGGTGGGGATTTTTCTGGAGTACGAGGAAGGGCGGGTTTCCTTCTGCAACGTGACGGAAGGCACCTGGCTCTACACCTTCAAAGCTTCCTTCACCGAGACCCTCAGGCCTTACTTCTATCCCGGGCCCCTCTCCAAAGGGAAAAACGTCAATCCTCTGATCATCCTGCCCAGGccccgggaagggagaggggctcgCTCCGACGGCCCGAGTACGCAAGAGAGTAAACCCCTCATGGATGGGGACGGTCAGCACGGAGAGGAATCAGAGACCCGCTAACTGACggtggaccgtgagctccttgcggacagggatcgcatctaccgactctcggaccgtcctctcccagatgctcagtacggtgctgtgcccacattaagcactcgttaaataccTCTGACCGATTATCACGACTGGTTTCACCTCAACCACCATTCCCGCTTCTGGCGACAGCGGCGTCCGTCAAGCACTCACTGtgagtcaagcgctgttctaagctcccgggtagatacaggctcatcaggtcagacacggtccctgtccagctCACgccctaaggaggagggagaacaggtagcaaatccccatttaacagatgagggtacGGAGGCGCaggaaagcgaagtgacttgccggagttacccagcagggaagtggtggaaccgggattagaactcaggtcccctgactcccgggaccgggaTCTTTCCAggaatccatgctgcttccctgtagtgCTTATTACTGTAATCGACCGCTGCTCGTCGCGaacggggaaggtgtctgctaattctgccgtattgtgttctcccaagcgcttagtagagggctctgcacttagtaagctctcagtcgacaccactgactgattgatcgcttCTTCTACTGGTGATTGCGGTAACCAGCCCCCCTTCGGCCTTTCTCGTTGCCCGGTCTTCTACCCCATTAGAGTTTCGTCCAAGTAcaacccccatccctcccgctGCGGTTTCTTCCCGGTCTCCCCAGACTTCCCGTGCCGGAGACTGAGCCGGCGGGGCCGGAGTCGGCCTCCGCCGGGTGACTACGGGAAATAGTCGTGGCCCAGCCGAGCCGCAGAGCCAACTCTCCCTCCCGGGCTAAAGGTTGCACCCCATTAAAAGTTTTGGCAAAAAGTCGACTAATGAGGTCCCCAGATGGCCACCTTCTAACGAGATCGTTATCTCCGAACCATCCCCAGTTGACGGGCCCTCCGGAGCCCAGTTCCCGAGACACGCAGAGCTTCTGCGGAAGAGGGCACTCGTTCAACGTTGGCTGCTCCCGAACAGGCCGCGCGTCCTCAGGGGAATCAGTCGCCCTCTCTGGGCGTCTGGATTCCCTCCTCTgagacgggccagggagtcagatcaGCGCTTGACGCGTAGTAGGCGGGGCGGCCgactggaaagagccccgggccgggGAATCGGGACCTGGgcctcgccacttgcctgctgtgggacctcgggcgagttcattcattcagttctatttatggagcgcttactgggtgcggagcactgtagtacgcGCTTAAGAGGGTACACCAGAACagtagaacggacacattcccggcctacaagcttacggtctagagacgagctcgcggtcacttcacttcccttgggcctcggttccctcatctggaaaatggggattgaggccgtgagccctctgggggatagggaccgtgaccaatctgattatctgattagcctcaatctactccagcacctagtacggtgcctggcacataggaagcacttcacgAATACGCGACCCGGGTCCTAGACGCACGCACGGGCGGACACCCGGGTCCAAACGTTCCAGTCGGACGCACCCAGGCTCAACGTGCAACATGCCCGGGTGAACACACCCACGTGCACGCACAGACACGGACATACACAGGGGCCCCCGCACGACAATCCCCCGGGTGATGACACGCCGTCAGCGGGCCTGTCCCCTTTtccgggagaaaggagaaagggatgggcaGACTCACCGGGTTTGTTTGCGGCACAGTCCACCCGgccacccccgcctcctccccggcgAGGGGCATCCCCGCCCTGACCCACCCTCCCGGGGGACGGCCGGGTCGCGGCTTCCTCGGAAGGTCAAGATGGCTTCCGGGAGTCCCCCGGCCCCTCACGCCCAGCCGCCGGGGTGGCTCGGAGTGAGCGCTTGTGGAGCTCTCACCACGCGCCGAGCTccgaactaagcgccggggtggagacgagttaatcgggtccccgtccctcacggggctcccaatctgagtGCGAGGGAGAGTCGGGAtcgatttcccattttacaggtggggagactggggcccggagaagtgacgcgacacacccaaggtcacacggcagtccgCCGTCGGACCCGGGATcggcacccagatcctctgactcccggcccaccGTAAGCTAGGGACCGTGTCATCCAACTCTGTTTTCTCCCCACGGGTGTcgatacggtgctcggcacacggcgagcgctcagtaaataccaccgactgatcgatcgactAATAtaggcctccccctctagaccgcgaactccttgagggaagggaacgtgtctaccgaatctgtcgcactgcaccctcccaagctccgagaagcagcgcggcttggtGGAAGGGACACGGGCCTGGGGCTCACccgatccgggttctaatcccggctccgccgcctgcgtgctgcctgaccttgggcgggccgcagtttccacatctgtaaaatgaggatggactcccactctctccttaCCTAGATCGCCAGCCCCAGCTGGGCCTGGGACCGTGGTGAGCAACCCGATAACCTCGGATCTACCGCcaaacttggaacagtgcccccggcgcagagtgagcgcttaacggacacgaggggtgggcagcgagatagatgagtttgaggtaacgcgtggtattcgtcgagcgcttcccgggtgccgaCCGTTGcagcgagcgctcgggagagtccgaagtACGAGAGTcgcctcccttccctgtccccccgAGCGCTCGATGAAGCCCCCGACTgctcgaccgatcgatcgatccgtcATCCGGCGGAGAAGCCCGGGGCGGTATGGGATTTGACCTCTAGAGACACCTCTGCCCCACGATTTAGTAGCCTCTCTGTGGACTGCTCTGCTCCCTCAAACTCCCGCTCCCAGCCGGGGTCCTAGAAGCGGGGCAGAGAAGAACTCCTGGGTCCCAGCTGAGAGAGAAGCGGAGACCGTGCCCGGGATCAAAGCCGGACCGCGAGAATCGCATCCGACCTCCAGCGGCCGGCCGGCCACCTCCGCGTCAACCAGAAACCCCTCACCGTCGGCTTGGAAGGCCTCGGTGGcccagccccctcctgcctcacctccccagTCTCCGGCTGTAATTCAGCCCacgcgcttcgctcctctaatgccgacctactcccCGCACCTCCGTTTCATccgtctcgccgccaacccctcggcCGCTTCCTACCTCCGGCCTAGCGGGAGGCAcccacttcacatctgacagacgatcaccctccccgccttcggagccttacggaaggcacatctcctccaagaggcctttcccaacaaaCCCTcatttgcccctactccctcttcccttccgcctcacccttaaacttggatttgctccctataGTCACCCGGCCCTCGGCCCCGCAGCGTTTTTTGTCCCTATCCACG contains:
- the LOC103166574 gene encoding butyrophilin subfamily 1 member A1-like isoform X2, which gives rise to MSPPQPGAGTPLLLLLLLTALLPWTCSGTGSVPHIHIEEDERRGIRLICSSSGWYPRPRVRWKDPRGHRLPPASEKTHQEGDGLYAAETSFVLAAESKENVSCFIQNPLLDLDKEMRISVADSLFPRVSLEKTVLIVIVTVLFFLLSSSAYVHWIRHRAKEALQEECEKLREDLKRRKLLGEEVDVTLDPSSADLYLIVSEDKKAVRSVGKKLDLADLEDRFDNPFAVLGHQRFDRGCHYWEVGVEGKTRWTLGLCKQSIPRKGRYISASPESGFWALSPKNTDNYQALTSSRAPIYVIEPPRAVGIFLEYEEGRVSFCNVTEGTWLYTFKASFTETLRPYFYPGPLSKGKNVNPLIILPRPREGRGARSDGPSTQESKPLMDGDGQHGEESETR